Proteins co-encoded in one Campylobacter jejuni genomic window:
- a CDS encoding DUF4299 family protein, producing MEDLKLLQRRWEEAYEAMPKLYETPDGLIINFTLSEDTDTILFKKPWENFELDDEDKETKWRLSFFSISKDEPLGYLEYKEALEKLQDFSLIQSEERILIRAMSLEELESLELKGW from the coding sequence ATGGAAGATTTAAAACTTTTACAAAGGCGTTGGGAAGAAGCTTATGAAGCTATGCCTAAACTTTATGAAACACCCGATGGGTTAATAATAAATTTCACCCTAAGTGAAGATACAGATACTATTCTTTTTAAAAAACCTTGGGAAAATTTTGAATTAGATGATGAAGATAAAGAAACCAAATGGAGGCTGAGTTTTTTTAGCATTAGCAAAGATGAGCCTTTGGGGTATTTAGAGTATAAAGAAGCTTTAGAGAAATTGCAAGATTTTTCTTTAATTCAATCAGAAGAAAGGATTTTAATTAGAGCAATGAGTTTAGAAGAGCTTGAAAGCTTAGAGCTTAAAGGGTGGTAA
- a CDS encoding type VI secretion system Vgr family protein, translating to MSLNSYMSLDILNSTSNPLPFKITKALIKESLEELFSIECEGFFESLEQDLFSLNTLTNASSHPSTPTTFNFHPNVLIDQEAILSIHNPYENNTLNFDNNEVKNYKGIITYIKYLGINHESALNINDSTSNTKQIQYKHFFSFKLQSVLIRLSLNKANRIYTHTNIIEVIKQTLGFYQDILHKEIDYSNIHFNYEEQELISQYNESDLDFITRLSHNNGIFFYEDENTIYFCDVYKNVKNKEIEYNPNINNILNQACISSIYKEQSLRTNSFTHSSINANTPLNLLSLHSSKVPYEQELNNKACYNEHFYESEYSFTKSIDLKTKPSLKEKRALVLNESLLAKSNIYHLSLGDFITLNYKEFNHQEEIKNQDEEKQDKASLLKDFIIITNTQILIDDAILANSINTNDHLNLKDLNLSKSYSNTLTLLKKNIIFTPSFKAKPKAPNSTQGIVIGESKDIESERNTIYTDEHGRVKVRINLYANQEELDNDTFIANDIDTNSSNLSSNTYKSYHHTPFLRVASHIASNHSGFFHTPRIGDEVIISFLDDDIDKPYVSGSLYNGATTMPQYNYPRYKREIATNALSYLSVVPAMIDKGLDTLKLQENTDYELSSINNHYLTLANSTVGVDNTDARARNEITLKNDKDKEEIYILAQKDYKEEIGNNYEQTIKNNKTSEVGALYTEFITLGHMQNIIGFKNVNVGAEYLENTLLSKDTNVGLSNTLNVGTDQEVKIHKNSYEKVGENKKVEIGTNYEERITGEHTSSVSSNRKTFIRGYHHTQSQGKYSVYTDSELVTEAKGNIQEHTEKSIFMVAKKDHCVNAENVSSLAQKDNTIVAHNRIINQVKSTSITTTAKEVIIQVGGVQVIIDNKGLRVKGGDLRAD from the coding sequence ATGTCCCTTAATTCTTACATGAGTCTTGATATTTTAAATTCTACTTCAAATCCCCTACCCTTTAAAATCACTAAAGCCCTCATCAAAGAAAGTCTTGAAGAGCTTTTTTCTATAGAATGTGAAGGCTTTTTTGAAAGTTTAGAACAAGATTTATTTTCTTTAAATACTTTAACCAATGCTTCATCTCATCCAAGCACCCCTACAACTTTTAATTTTCATCCTAATGTTTTAATCGATCAAGAAGCTATTTTAAGTATCCATAATCCTTATGAGAATAATACCTTAAACTTTGATAACAATGAAGTAAAAAACTATAAGGGAATTATCACTTATATAAAATATCTAGGTATTAATCATGAAAGTGCTTTAAATATTAACGATAGCACTTCAAATACTAAGCAAATACAATACAAGCATTTTTTTTCTTTTAAGCTTCAATCAGTCTTGATAAGACTTTCTTTAAATAAAGCCAATCGTATTTATACTCATACTAATATTATAGAAGTGATTAAACAAACCCTTGGTTTTTATCAAGATATCTTACATAAAGAAATTGATTATTCTAATATACATTTTAATTATGAAGAACAAGAACTCATCTCTCAATACAATGAAAGTGATTTAGACTTTATTACAAGATTAAGCCATAATAATGGAATCTTTTTTTATGAAGATGAGAACACTATTTATTTTTGTGATGTGTATAAAAATGTAAAAAATAAAGAAATTGAGTATAATCCTAATATTAATAATATTTTAAATCAAGCTTGTATTTCTTCTATTTATAAAGAGCAAAGCTTAAGAACTAATTCTTTTACACATTCTAGTATTAATGCCAATACTCCTTTAAATCTTTTATCTTTACACTCTAGTAAAGTTCCTTATGAACAAGAACTTAATAACAAAGCTTGTTATAATGAACATTTTTATGAGAGTGAATATTCTTTTACAAAAAGCATTGATTTAAAGACTAAGCCTTCTCTTAAAGAAAAAAGAGCCTTAGTATTAAATGAAAGCTTACTAGCAAAAAGTAATATTTATCATCTTAGCTTAGGAGATTTTATCACTTTAAATTATAAGGAGTTTAATCATCAAGAAGAAATAAAAAATCAAGATGAAGAAAAACAAGATAAAGCTTCTTTGCTTAAAGACTTTATTATTATCACTAATACTCAAATCTTAATTGATGATGCCATCTTAGCTAATTCTATTAATACTAATGATCATTTAAATTTAAAAGATTTAAATTTAAGTAAATCTTATTCTAATACTTTAACTTTACTAAAAAAGAATATTATCTTTACTCCAAGTTTTAAAGCTAAACCTAAAGCTCCTAATAGCACTCAAGGTATTGTTATAGGAGAGAGTAAGGATATAGAAAGTGAGAGAAATACTATTTATACTGATGAGCATGGAAGGGTTAAGGTAAGGATTAATCTTTATGCCAATCAAGAAGAATTAGATAATGATACTTTTATTGCAAATGATATAGATACAAATTCTTCTAATTTATCAAGCAATACTTATAAATCTTATCATCACACTCCTTTTTTAAGAGTAGCTTCTCATATAGCAAGTAATCATTCAGGTTTTTTTCATACTCCAAGAATAGGAGATGAAGTGATTATTTCTTTTTTAGATGATGATATAGATAAACCTTATGTAAGTGGAAGTTTGTATAATGGGGCTACAACAATGCCTCAATATAATTATCCAAGATATAAAAGAGAAATCGCTACAAATGCATTGAGTTATTTAAGCGTAGTTCCTGCTATGATTGATAAAGGTTTAGATACATTAAAACTTCAAGAAAATACTGATTATGAATTAAGCTCTATAAACAATCATTATCTTACTTTGGCTAATTCCACAGTAGGAGTGGATAACACCGATGCAAGAGCAAGGAATGAAATTACCCTAAAAAACGACAAAGACAAAGAAGAAATTTATATCCTAGCACAAAAAGATTATAAAGAAGAAATAGGTAATAATTATGAGCAAACCATAAAAAATAATAAAACTTCAGAAGTGGGAGCCTTATATACCGAATTTATTACTTTAGGACATATGCAAAATATCATAGGTTTTAAAAATGTCAATGTAGGAGCTGAATATTTAGAAAATACCCTACTTTCTAAAGATACTAATGTGGGCTTAAGTAATACTTTAAATGTAGGAACAGATCAAGAAGTAAAAATCCATAAAAATAGCTATGAAAAAGTAGGAGAAAATAAAAAGGTAGAAATAGGCACAAACTACGAAGAAAGAATTACAGGAGAACACACAAGTTCTGTATCATCTAATAGAAAAACATTTATTAGAGGTTATCATCATACACAAAGTCAAGGAAAATATAGTGTTTATACAGATTCTGAACTTGTAACAGAAGCAAAAGGTAATATTCAAGAGCATACAGAAAAATCTATCTTTATGGTTGCTAAAAAAGATCACTGTGTTAATGCAGAAAATGTTTCATCTTTAGCACAAAAAGACAATACTATTGTAGCGCACAATAGAATAATTAATCAAGTAAAATCCACTTCTATAACAACTACAGCTAAAGAAGTTATTATCCAAGTTGGAGGGGTTCAAGTGATTATAGATAATAAAGGATTGAGAGTTAAAGGAGGAGATTTAAGAGCAGATTAA
- a CDS encoding ankyrin repeat domain-containing protein — MTKEKIISYEEVQANPMLKWFFDREIKHSIKDKYYKEWQEFIHKEGINVVCIIEDPKGKDIYELDLWYRSTILDPLFHLAWCYDYEFFEFILQFVKDQTWLNFLLGCNAIGWSEDELDLEHTKKIIKLLVDKGANINAYFYDSDGQYKPIIFHTIPLGLASKTERANKLELLHFLLELGADPNLKNSEGENLLHRFLLSEEQKFANALIDSGKIKDINEIIEYNKGAINYGESALILAVEECYSSTVKKLIEAEANVNVFDHFGESALDLIENKSETIKKYLLKAGAKSSLELLGSEEKLREFKDEMRDKRKIQEKIGKERKKQLKENYRAIVEKTPLVFHRDIEVTKA, encoded by the coding sequence ATGACTAAAGAAAAAATCATCTCTTATGAAGAAGTTCAAGCTAATCCTATGCTTAAATGGTTTTTTGACCGAGAAATCAAACATAGCATTAAAGATAAATATTATAAAGAATGGCAAGAATTTATCCATAAAGAAGGTATAAATGTAGTTTGCATCATAGAAGATCCAAAAGGTAAGGATATTTATGAATTAGATCTATGGTATAGAAGTACAATATTAGATCCATTATTTCACCTTGCTTGGTGTTATGATTATGAATTTTTTGAATTTATTTTACAATTTGTAAAAGATCAAACATGGTTGAATTTTTTACTTGGATGTAATGCAATTGGTTGGAGTGAAGATGAGCTAGATTTAGAGCATACAAAAAAAATTATTAAACTTTTAGTGGATAAAGGAGCTAATATCAATGCTTATTTTTATGATAGCGATGGACAATACAAACCTATAATCTTTCATACTATCCCCTTAGGCCTTGCCAGTAAAACAGAAAGAGCTAATAAATTAGAACTTTTACATTTTTTATTAGAATTAGGAGCAGATCCTAATCTTAAAAATTCAGAGGGTGAAAATTTATTACATAGATTTCTTCTTTCAGAAGAGCAAAAATTTGCTAATGCTTTAATCGATAGTGGTAAAATAAAAGATATCAATGAAATCATAGAATATAATAAAGGGGCTATTAATTACGGAGAGAGTGCTTTGATATTGGCTGTAGAAGAATGTTATTCTAGCACAGTTAAAAAACTCATTGAAGCAGAAGCCAATGTGAATGTTTTTGATCATTTTGGAGAATCAGCTCTTGATCTTATAGAAAATAAAAGCGAAACCATAAAAAAATACCTTCTTAAAGCAGGAGCTAAAAGTTCTTTAGAACTTTTAGGCAGTGAAGAAAAACTTAGAGAATTTAAAGATGAAATGCGGGATAAAAGAAAAATACAAGAAAAAATAGGAAAAGAGCGCAAAAAACAACTTAAGGAAAACTACCGAGCTATCGTAGAAAAAACTCCTTTAGTGTTTCATAGAGATATAGAAGTGACTAAGGCATAA